Sequence from the Candidatus Abyssobacteria bacterium SURF_5 genome:
GTCCAGGAAATCGACTGCATAATTGATAGTCATTCGCAGGTTGACTCCTGCCGCCTGTCGCGCTCCGACACAGGCGCAACTGTTGTGCGACGTGTACGGGATATCCGGATGCACGAGAAATTGGTGTCTCGTAACGCTGGGCGCCTGGAGGAGCTTCTCCTTCACGAGCTCGTCGGCCAGCATCCGCGCCAGTCTTCCCGTACCGATACTTTCCTCATTATCGGTGTCGTCAATCGCAATAAGAACATTCATTGTTGACTCCTTTGCATCTCATCGCCGGATGGCGCGGGACAGTCTGAACAGCCTGGCCGGGCGGGGTGACGAACAGATATTGTTGATGAAAAGATGGATCGGCGCCGGAACGCATCCCACGCGCCTCGGCCGACAGGGCGGCCTCGTCGGCTGTTCTGAGCGCCCGCACTATTAAAGGAATGAACAGGCAGTCGGCGGCGTATTTCCAGTTCCGGGGGTTCAGCATCTTCCGCGGCGAAAGCGGCGCTCCTCGCAGGCGTTGCGCCATCGCGATCTCTTGGAACTCGCGAAAAAAGACCGGAATGAACCGGAAACTACACAGAACGACAAACGAGAAACGGGGCGACAAAAACCGTCGCAGCGACCTGATAAGCTGCAGGCTGTTGGTGGTCCTCAGAAAGATGGCGCCGGGCATGAAAAACAGGAAAATCTGCATGCTCACTCGCAGACCAGGGTAGAGACCTTCGGCGCCGAATCGTAAAAAATACAGGATAACCACGATAACCGCCTGCACTAGGAAAAAGCGGATATCGCGCCAGAGGTCGACCAGCTTCATGCGCGAGAGGAGGTACAGCGAAAAATTCAGCACCAGAAGGACGCTGAGTGTCCATGGCTCACGCGCCGCGAAAGCCGCCATGCTGAACAGCGTCATGAACACAAATTTGAAAGCCGGGTTCACGCGATGCAGCGGGGACAGAGCATGCCGGTATTCAAACGCGCTTCCCGGCAGCGCGGTCGAGAGAAAACGTTCAACCTTCACTTATCTTTCCGTTTTTTAAAATGATGTGTCTATTCACCCACTCGCCTGCCGGCAGCGGCCCATGCGAGGCGAGGATTATGGTCGTTCCGTTTCTTTGAAGCCTGCTCAGGATTGTAAGCATCCGGCGCCTCTGCGGAAAATCGAGCCCGGCGAACGGCTCGTCGAGCAAGAGGACTTCGGGATTTGCGGCGATAACTGAGGCCAGAGCGACCCGATGCTGCTCTCCGTAGCTCAGAGTAAAAGGAGATCGTTCGGCGAACCGCTCGACCTCGCAGAGGGCAAGCGCTCCGTTTACTCTCGGCATCACCTCCCGTTCTCCATACTTCAGCATACGCAGGGTAAAAGCCGCCTCGGAAAAGACCGAATCCTCGAATAATTGCTTTTGCGGGTTCTGAAACAGAAGCCCTACATTTCCCACAAGCTGTTCGGGTTTCGGCGCGGTGATTCCCGCGGTGCGAATGCTTCCCGCCTGAGGAGATTCCAATCCAACCATCAGCCTCAGCAGGGAGGACTTGCCCGCCCCGTTTTCGCCATACAGATAGACGAACTCTCCGCGCCCAATCCGCAGGCTGAGGCAATCGAGCACTACTTTCCCGTTCGGCTCGGTCCAGACAATGCCGTCCATCTCGAGCGCCGGCTCGGCGGAGGACGCTGGTTTGGAGGAATCGGCGCCGCCCGGCCCGGGCGCATAAGAACCCGATCCGTGGAAGAACCCAAACGAACGTTCCCGAAGACAACCCTTTTCAAGTTGGAAGAGTCTGTCTACGACCCCATGGAACACGCCGGGCTCGTGGTCGGCTATCAGCAGAGCGTGCCCCTGCCGTTTCAGCTCATGTATGATTTGAACGAGGTCCGCCTTGCCCTGTTCGTCCAACTGACTCGTCGGCTCGTCGAGCAGAACTACGGCAGGTCGTGAAGACAGGACAGCGGCGAGAGCGACCCGTTGTTTTTCGCCCGCGGACAGGCGGTCAACGTTTCTCTTTTCAAAACCGGCCAATCCCACGGATTGAAGCGCATGATGCGCCTGGGCGGCCGTTTCTTCTCCAGTGAATCCAATGGCGTCGGGACCAAACGCAGCCTCCTCTTCCACCGTAGAACAGAGGATCTGCGAATCGACGTTCTGAAAGAGCAGTCCGACCGGTTTTTTCCATCCGTTTGCATCAATCGTGATCCGCCCGTTGCAGTGACCGCCTTTGAGCAGCCCCTGGATCGCAAGCAGGAGCGTGCTTTTGCCGGCGCCCGATGAGCCGGTTATACAGACGCATTCGCCCCTGTTGACGGTAAACGAAAGAGAACGGAGGATGGCCTCTCCATTGCCCGGATAGCTGTAGGAGAAATCTTCAACCTTCAAAGCCCAAGCCATCCCCCGGTTCCCCATGAATCAGAATACGAGCCTGCCGCCGGCATAGATAAACCTGCCGGGCCGTGGCAACGCGTAACTTTCTTCATATTCCTCGTCGAAAAGGTTCTCGACGCCGACGTACACGCGAAGGAGATTGTCAAGAAACGCCTGCTCAAGTTTTGCATTCACCACAGTGTAGTCGTCGAAATCGTCTTTTACAAGAGGTTCCGTCCTGGAATAGACGACCTGGTCGGCGACGCGCAGGATGCTTAGATATGCGCTCAGACCGAAATCGAAATAGTATCTGGTTTCGAGCGCGAGCTTATGCTCCGGACGGTACTGCAATTCATCCCGCTCCGAGCCCGGCGATTTGTCTTGCGAGTCGAGGTACGTATAGCTGAGCTTCACAAGCAGATTTTCAATCGTCCGATTCTCGGCGGCCACTTCGAAACCGGCGAACTCGTATTCGTCATTATTCGTGAAGATGTCGTCGGGCGGGATTTTCTCGATATAATCCTCGACGTCGAGATAGAACGCCGTGAAGCTGGCCCATGTGTTCCAAGGGAGCGCCTGCTCAATGCCGGCCTCGTAGTTGATCGATTCTTCCGTTGTCAGGTCGATGTTGCCCTCGCCGACGCCGTACAATTGACGAATCGAGGGGAAGCGTACTTGTTTGGAGACGGAGCCTTTGAGGCGAGTGTTCGTGGGAAAATCGTAATATGAGCCGATGAGCCAGGCGCCGGCGTCATCGTCTTCGCCCTCCTCTTTGTCCAGCCAGTTGTGGTTGTATCCGAGGACCACAGCCCATTGTTCGATGGGAAACACCTCATACTCGAGGGCGACGGAATAGACGTCAAGCTCGCGGTCGTCATCGAAAGGCACCGGCGTATCCACGCCGCCAACGCGCTCAATTTCGAAGCCGTCTGTCTCGAATTCTTCGGTCCGGGCGTTCAGCGCGAGGGTTATCTGGCCGGCCCGCCCGAGATCGTATCTGGGCTGGACGGCGACGCCGCTGACAAAGGTCTCTTCGTTTGCGTGAAAATTGCCGCGCCGAGTGATGGTATCATAGTGATCGTCATCGTAGCGGTTGGTTTCCTGATCGAGTTGGTTGAAGAAGGCCCAGGAGCGGACATCGAGCGGGCCCGGAGCATTGTACCGCACGGCGAACTGGCCGGAAATTCCTTCAAAATCATCGACACGTTCAAATCTTGCCCGGTTCGCGAATATGTCGGCGGGGTCATCAATGACGCTCGGGGGCTTCCCAAATTCTCCCTGAAGGTAATTCAAGGTTACGCCGAACTCCCACTCATCATTCGGAGCGTACACGAAATTGCCAAAGAAATTGTCACGCTCGAAGTCGCTGTTCTCGCGAAAATCGCCGTCCTCGACCGGGGTATCATCGAAATCATCGGATAGCGGGAAGGCATGCCTATCGAATATGCTTCCGCTCAAAAAGAAACTCCATTTCTCCTGCCCGCCCAGCACGTTAAAGCGCTCGAGGTAATGGTCTCCCTCACCGGCCTCGGCCGACACCATTCCGTGGATGCCTTCCGTTCCCTTCCTGGTGATGATGTTGATGACGCCCGCCAAGCCGCCGTCGCCGTACAGGATGGAATGATTGCTGTAGCTGACCTTGATCTCGGCGATGTTTTCCACCGGAATGAGCGACGGATCAAATTGGCCGTCATTGGTAGAGTTGATAGGGA
This genomic interval carries:
- a CDS encoding energy-coupling factor transporter transmembrane protein EcfT; the encoded protein is MTLFSMAAFAAREPWTLSVLLVLNFSLYLLSRMKLVDLWRDIRFFLVQAVIVVILYFLRFGAEGLYPGLRVSMQIFLFFMPGAIFLRTTNSLQLIRSLRRFLSPRFSFVVLCSFRFIPVFFREFQEIAMAQRLRGAPLSPRKMLNPRNWKYAADCLFIPLIVRALRTADEAALSAEARGMRSGADPSFHQQYLFVTPPGQAVQTVPRHPAMRCKGVNNECSYCD
- a CDS encoding ABC transporter ATP-binding protein codes for the protein MGNRGMAWALKVEDFSYSYPGNGEAILRSLSFTVNRGECVCITGSSGAGKSTLLLAIQGLLKGGHCNGRITIDANGWKKPVGLLFQNVDSQILCSTVEEEAAFGPDAIGFTGEETAAQAHHALQSVGLAGFEKRNVDRLSAGEKQRVALAAVLSSRPAVVLLDEPTSQLDEQGKADLVQIIHELKRQGHALLIADHEPGVFHGVVDRLFQLEKGCLRERSFGFFHGSGSYAPGPGGADSSKPASSAEPALEMDGIVWTEPNGKVVLDCLSLRIGRGEFVYLYGENGAGKSSLLRLMVGLESPQAGSIRTAGITAPKPEQLVGNVGLLFQNPQKQLFEDSVFSEAAFTLRMLKYGEREVMPRVNGALALCEVERFAERSPFTLSYGEQHRVALASVIAANPEVLLLDEPFAGLDFPQRRRMLTILSRLQRNGTTIILASHGPLPAGEWVNRHIILKNGKISEG
- a CDS encoding TonB-dependent receptor, translated to MNVHLNQWRIQRRHGEMGRRNIGIFSLFILFLFHLSAYSQETDYVAPGEYFDMYTLGEIVVTGEREGVEGVTTVRRVTAEEIRNKGARTLSEALELLPGIVIRVGAEGTPRVDIRGLRSRHVTLLLNGIPINSTNDGQFDPSLIPVENIAEIKVSYSNHSILYGDGGLAGVINIITRKGTEGIHGMVSAEAGEGDHYLERFNVLGGQEKWSFFLSGSIFDRHAFPLSDDFDDTPVEDGDFRENSDFERDNFFGNFVYAPNDEWEFGVTLNYLQGEFGKPPSVIDDPADIFANRARFERVDDFEGISGQFAVRYNAPGPLDVRSWAFFNQLDQETNRYDDDHYDTITRRGNFHANEETFVSGVAVQPRYDLGRAGQITLALNARTEEFETDGFEIERVGGVDTPVPFDDDRELDVYSVALEYEVFPIEQWAVVLGYNHNWLDKEEGEDDDAGAWLIGSYYDFPTNTRLKGSVSKQVRFPSIRQLYGVGEGNIDLTTEESINYEAGIEQALPWNTWASFTAFYLDVEDYIEKIPPDDIFTNNDEYEFAGFEVAAENRTIENLLVKLSYTYLDSQDKSPGSERDELQYRPEHKLALETRYYFDFGLSAYLSILRVADQVVYSRTEPLVKDDFDDYTVVNAKLEQAFLDNLLRVYVGVENLFDEEYEESYALPRPGRFIYAGGRLVF